The following are from one region of the Lacinutrix sp. Bg11-31 genome:
- a CDS encoding branched-chain amino acid aminotransferase, with product MKHNISIQKVTESKVANIDFNNIPLGTTFTDHMFICDYDNGTWINPRIEPMGMIPTHPAAMALHYGQAIFEGMKATVDADGNPMLFRADKNAARLNTSADRMGMPNFPEELFVEGLKQLVDIERSWIPPIDGSALYLRPFMYADEPFIGMRAANHYKFIIMASPAGPFFSKRIKLWAEKQYIRAAAGGTGEAKAAGNYAAAIRPTELAKAKGYDQVLWLDAVEHKYIQEVGTMNIFFKIDGKFITPKRDGSILDGITRMSVIDVLRDKGYEVIERAITIDEVQEASKNNTLEEAFGTGTAVGIAYIQEIGLEGETIHVSNESPVGLEVNNALNDIKTGKVEDKFGWMIKVETTLV from the coding sequence AAGTCGCAAACATAGACTTCAACAACATACCATTAGGAACCACATTCACAGATCACATGTTTATTTGCGATTACGATAATGGAACATGGATAAACCCAAGAATAGAACCAATGGGAATGATTCCAACACATCCAGCAGCAATGGCTTTACATTACGGACAAGCCATTTTCGAAGGAATGAAAGCAACGGTAGATGCAGATGGAAATCCAATGTTGTTTAGAGCAGATAAAAATGCAGCACGATTAAATACAAGTGCAGATAGAATGGGAATGCCTAATTTTCCAGAAGAGCTATTTGTAGAAGGTCTAAAACAATTAGTAGACATCGAGCGTAGTTGGATTCCGCCAATAGACGGAAGCGCGCTATACCTAAGACCATTCATGTATGCCGACGAGCCATTTATTGGTATGCGTGCAGCAAACCATTATAAGTTTATAATTATGGCATCTCCAGCAGGTCCGTTTTTTAGTAAACGCATAAAATTGTGGGCCGAAAAACAATACATACGCGCAGCAGCAGGAGGAACAGGAGAGGCAAAAGCAGCAGGTAATTACGCAGCAGCCATTCGCCCAACAGAGTTAGCAAAAGCAAAAGGTTACGATCAAGTATTGTGGCTAGACGCAGTAGAACATAAGTACATTCAGGAAGTAGGAACCATGAATATTTTCTTTAAAATCGATGGTAAATTTATCACACCAAAACGCGACGGTTCTATATTAGACGGCATCACGCGCATGAGTGTTATCGATGTTTTAAGAGATAAAGGTTACGAGGTTATAGAACGCGCCATCACAATCGATGAGGTTCAAGAAGCATCAAAAAACAACACCTTAGAAGAGGCCTTCGGTACAGGTACAGCCGTTGGTATCGCTTACATTCAAGAAATTGGATTAGAAGGCGAAACCATTCATGTATCTAACGAAAGTCCAGTTGGTTTAGAAGTAAATAATGCCTTAAATGATATAAAGACAGGAAAGGTTGAAGATAAATTTGGATGGATGATTAAAGTTGAAACCACGTTAGTTTAA